DNA from Gemmatimonadota bacterium:
TCCGCAGGTCGCAGTAGTTCGTCCAGGTCACGAAACGGGTCTCGGGATAGCCGGAATGCGACAGCCGGATGAAGGGCTCCCCTTCATAGCGCCGCTCGTACAGGGCCCCCAGGTCACCATGGGTCGCGCCGTTCTTCACACGTACGTAGGTCGTCGCCAGGATGCCCCGGCTCATGGGCGTCAGGTGAGGCGAAAAAACCACGTAGGGCCGCGCATCGGAGAACCTGGACAGTTCCTGCTCGATTTCCCCCACGTGGCGATGCGAGTGACCGATGTTGTACGGTGTGATGCTGTCGTTCACCTCCACGTAGAGATTGCGCAGCTTCAGGCCCCGGCCAGCGCCGCTGACGCCCGACTTGGCGTCCACGATGATCTGCCCGGCGTCGATCACGCCCTCTTCGAGCAGCGGGGCCAGGCCGAGGATCACGCCGGTGGGATAGCAGCCGGGGTTGCCCACGAGATCGGCCGACCGTATGCGGTCCCGGTTCAGTTCGGGTATCCCGTAGACCGCGGAATCGAGGAGCGACGGGGCGGTGTGCGGGCGACTGTACCAGGACGTGTAAACCTCCGGATCGTCGAACCTGAAATCGGAACTGACGTCCACGACGCGCACGCCCCGGTCCAGGAAGGCGCCGACCCGGTCCATGGCCACCCCGTCCGGCGTGCAGAAACAGACCACGTCGGCGGGTTCGTCCGCAATGTCGTCCAGGGATCTCAGCGTGACGTCCCTATCCGGATCGACCCGGGGAAAGACCTCGCCGAGGTGTTGGCCGGTGTACTGTTCGGACGTGGCGAAAACGATCTCGATGCCGGAATGCCGCGACGCAAGCCGGTACAACTCCATGCCCGTGTATCCCGTCGCGCCGATGATGCCCAGTCTGATCATGTGCCTTCCCTCTTCTGCTTCACCGCTTCTGCTTCATAATGGCCTTGACGCGCCGCAGTGTTTTTGCGGCCTGCGCGGTCGACTTGGTAATCAGCAGAATCGTGTTCTCGCCCGCGACACTGCCCACGATCTCCGGCCATTCCGCCTGGTCGATCGCCTCGCACACTCCCGACGCATGGCCGGCGGAGGTCTGCAGGACGACCTGGTTCATCGCGTCGTCCGCACTGACGACGAAATCCCGGATCTCCCGCTCGACCAGTTCGTCCTGGGTCTCCACCGAGTAGTAACGCGGCAGCACATACTTGTACTGCCCGTCCGCGAGACGCGTCTTGATGACGTGCAGTTCCTTGAAATCCTTGGACAGCGTGCCCTGGTTGACGTCGATCCCTTCCGTGTGCAGGGCCGCGATCACCTCCTTGTGCGTATGGAAGTGTCCCCGTTCGATGAGTGATCGTATGGTGCCCTGGCGCTGGTGCTTGGCGT
Protein-coding regions in this window:
- a CDS encoding N-acetyl-gamma-glutamyl-phosphate reductase: MIRLGIIGATGYTGMELYRLASRHSGIEIVFATSEQYTGQHLGEVFPRVDPDRDVTLRSLDDIADEPADVVCFCTPDGVAMDRVGAFLDRGVRVVDVSSDFRFDDPEVYTSWYSRPHTAPSLLDSAVYGIPELNRDRIRSADLVGNPGCYPTGVILGLAPLLEEGVIDAGQIIVDAKSGVSGAGRGLKLRNLYVEVNDSITPYNIGHSHRHVGEIEQELSRFSDARPYVVFSPHLTPMSRGILATTYVRVKNGATHGDLGALYERRYEGEPFIRLSHSGYPETRFVTWTNYCDLRIDRVDGSDLAIVTSAIDNLVKGAAGQALQNVNVMSGLDETTGLI